Within the Paramormyrops kingsleyae isolate MSU_618 chromosome 2, PKINGS_0.4, whole genome shotgun sequence genome, the region tacccttccgcgaaacgatatagtaccacgtgaccatgcgttattactttggagaggttatttgaaaagaacgaacctgcaaatgtctcaactgaccaatcagaatcaagcattccagagagccatgTAATAAGCCgaattaatgcttaaccagtttatccctttatgaagttagtttagtctaaattaataaattcaacagacttagctcttaaagcatatagcagcaaacctttaacatacaactaaaaacaccttcggctgacaaagagcatatgataacctaggctgaccagataatccatgtcagggaggacactttaagctactccaggttttacaaactactttaaaactgaaaggcacctgtgtttggctaaatagctcacttcttcttgtgctttgactggtttgattgaaaaactcatccagctgttacacattaacattagtggcatatgcatgattataggagactgatcaatcagcacacagcaagaattcGGTGCTTAACTgagatccaggtccttttaatttaaatggtattttacaaatcctgtcctagctcaatgtgtcctccctgacatggattatctggtcaccctagataacccaattaaaaaagtaataaagtacaactccgacactgaccaaaaagcaatcatttgcgtgccgtttgcggtaaatcccttgttgtaaacaataactactaatcgaattttaataacacagaaggattcaaacatcgcctggctgtttcagaatgcttcgtttttgcttaacccgataacatgtcttattgtaggcagtccgggctaaatgttagtaaacgaaaataaagtttatttatttaaaactgaggtacgcctATCTAAAATCCAACAACAAGCAATCCAGCgaaagaggaaatgctgctttctgaaactgACCCCAGCCGTTCGTAAAACTATTTATATTCATGGCTATATTTCACTGTTTGTCCGCTTTTTAGTCTTCACCGAGTAGGCCTATAGTCAATTAAACCGCAGATAATACCTAAGTAATAACAGGCGCTCTAAAACTACTAAAACGttaaaactggactgcattatgcgtctagtttcggtcgcaaacctacagtcgatttgtacgacagacacgcgtatttaataaatgcttcccagcgattattaattgcttttataaaacaaagaccgaactgagaatgatactaaaaaaaaccttagcataacttaaaccatctaaaaacagaaaacagcaagtcgtcaacaaactacaattaaaaagatatgtcgtcagacaatattacatatattcttacctcttgcaacgcgaccagcaaaatcaaaaagacaagCCTTGCTGTGGCGGGGGAATGTggtcacgtacggcagccaatcagaaccgtaaaaacacatccccctgtcggcgaatgtctactgagcttaaacaagagaaaggcgtcttcgccgatatgccgaattaatgcttaaccagcttatccctttatgaagttagtttagtctaaattaataaattccacagacttagctcttaaagcatatagcagcaaacctttaacatacaactaaaaacaccttcggctgacaaagagcatatgataacccaattaaaaaagtaataaagtacaactccgacactgaccaaaaagcaatcatttgcgtccgtttgcggtaaatcccttgttgtaaacaataactactaatcgaattttaataacacagaaggattcaaaacatcaagatttcaaacatcgcctggctgtttcagaatgcttcgtttttgcttaacccgataacatgtcttattgtaggcagtccgggctaaatgttagtaaacgaaaataaagtttatttatttaaaactgaggtacgcctatctaaaacattaaaactggactgcattatgcgtttagtttcggtcgcaaacctacaatcgatttgtacgacagacacgcgtatttaataaacgcttcccagcgattattaattgcttttgtaaaaccaagactgaactgagaatgatactaaagaaaccttagcacaacttaaaccatctaaaaacagaaaacaccaaatcgtaaacaaactacagttaaaaagatctgccgtcagacaatattacaaatacacttacctcttgcaacgccagcagcaaaatctaaaatacAAGCCTTGTATAGCGGACACCTGGAAGCGGTCACGTACAGTACGGCAGCCAATtagaaccgtaaaaacacgtccccctgtcggcaaatgtgtgtcaatatgttgtaattacatattctaaactacaaacattttctgatatATTAGACTGTGAAACTAACATATTTGGCAAGCTTGTAATAAGTGTAgtctaacaaaatacaattaagcaAATCGCCTGCACTGTTCATTAGCTCAGAAAATGCGGGCTTTGacacaatttaatgttatgaaaatgcgctatacaaatgaACAGTATATTTTCATGAGAGGTCGATTtggctacatacagtatgtatatgctcTCCTCTCAAtaaatagaacattttaaatcataatgaagTTCACAAACAAACATTCCCATAGTACGATTTGCCTTTAAACCCAAACAACttcaaaaacatgaaacattcacagtcaatttgacgtggttttactttataacacataaaacacaaaccaaaatacAACCGAATTCGCCCTTCTCATGTAATACAAACTGtcatgtcacaaataaataggtcaaacaagaagtaatgtacagtacaattagTAGTCCCATACTACtgccatttacacaaactttatacaaaaaacttcaaaacttcacgctcacagcaacagtaatgtacagtacaagtagcCCTATACAcctgctatttacacaaactttatacaaaaaacttcaaaacgtcacgctcacagcaacagtaatgtacagtacaagtagtcatatactactgctatttacacaaactttatacaaaaaacctcaaaacttcacgctcagactgtcagagcaacacaacaaacatattaaactaaaaacagaacacgctaatacaaaacaaactacTCCGGCGAGTCATCACATCTCTAGCTAGACGAAGGGACTGCGCTATCTGCAATGTCTACAATAGAAGAAACGTTGCATTCGTCGTCAAAAGAGAACTGAAGGCATTCCTCAAAAAGAAGATGCTCTTCAATAGCTTCCTCTTTGTCCATTAATGATGTTATATTCCGTCGTTTTAAATAGTCCACCAGAGTACAGTGTCCGACAGTCAATGTATAATCTGCGCCGtcatcatttttcacttttaaagttccgcgtaatacttttgaaaatgccCCCGATTTCTGCAGCATCCTGCAGCTCTGGCATCGTGCAAACCTGCTCTGGCTGTCCCAAGTATCCTGCCGGCTtccacacagggcacacttcAGGCTTGCCTTAATCTCAGCTCCACATATGGAAGCCTTCACCGTCACAACCGATTCCTCTTCTTGTACagcgtccgcgtctcccacatcCAAATCGCAGATCTTCTCAATCATGCTCTCTACGGTTGTTGTTAGTTCCACTTTCCCTTCAAAAACTCTAGTCGAAAGCTCCGTAAAGACGTAAGATGAGTCAACCTCCACGTCATGGATCAGTCTCTCCCAAACGCAAAGACTCATCTGGGCAGTTCCATCAAAGActgtgaatctcttcacctCTTTGTCGCTGCCTCTAATGCTTACAGTTTTCTGCAATGACGCTGCCACGACCTTGGCTTTCACCAAAGGCACCTATAGGAATGAACACCAGTCATTACTTTTCTAAACTTCTCATCCAGAAATAGCGAAATTTTACAAAAGGTGTACATTGTCATTGCAAACTTATTCTTAAACGCACCTTCTTGCCTGCCGGCAGAGCTGTGACATCAACCAGTGTCTGCCTAACGGGTGCTGCAGGTTTCCGAAAAGGAAACGTCACCTTCGTTACAGACAGCTCGGTCAACTGGTTCCCCATCACGTCGAAGTCAGACGTGCCTTTAAaacctaccaaaaaaaaaaaaaaaccaacagacATTAATACATACTCAGTAACAACCATGTCCTGGAAAACTGTGCTCTGTAAAGCAATACTTACTCAAAGCCTTTCTGACATGTGTCAGGCGTATTGCCGTGCCATTATCTGAAGCTTGGCTGAACAGCGCACGCTTTCTCGGACTGAAGATGGTCACATCGTGAAATTCTTCACGTCCAGTCTGTagtacagcattaaaaaaacctcTGTTTTTAGTGGTGAATTTTAATGCTGAGATAGAGTGGATATAGCCACTGACTACGTCTGTGTCCATCCTCATTTTCTTCGCTGGAGTCTCCATGTCGAAAAAGCAattagaaaaacatgcaaaacaccccaatatatatactgctgggacatgccattaacctccccttattacacgactctctggaatgcttgattctgattggtcaggtgagacatttgcaggtttgttcttttcaaataataaccgctcttttcaaataataaccgctccaaagtaataacgcatagccgctactacttgtatgtttaaaatgttagtcacgtcgtactatatcgtttcgccgaaagataaaaatgttaatttaaaacaaatatgccaagaaaatgtttcaaattcatattcatatattgtctcgtgtagagttaatgttgtctacactgactataatttatgtttttgtatttgggtacatatgtttgttccttattttatttttccttatttatataattctctatgtccgacatggggactgcacctaatttagttgtacttgttacaatgacaataaagttattctgatattcatgtccagtttttttccttatgtggcaagtagccatgtaataaactggataatgtacaggcagccggtaattatcgcgaaataagccccgacagtgtgatacaagaagcggagagtcttgtatcacactgaaggggcttatttcgcgataattactggctgcctgtacattatcccttacttacacggctacttgccacataaggaaaaaaactggacatgaatatgaatttgaaacattggcgtcgggtcctgatcacacggtcggggcttatttcgcgataactaccggctgcctgtacattatcccgcttattacacgactctctggaatgcttgattctgattggtcagttgagacatttgcaggttcgttcttttcaaataataaccgctcttttcaaataataaccgctccaaagtaataacccctagccgctactacttgtatgtttaaaatgttagtcacgTTGTACtaattatcgcgaaataagccccttcagtgtgatacaagaagcggagggtcttgtatcacactgaaggggcttatttcgcgataactaccggctgcctgtacattatcccttacttacacggctacttgccacataaggaaaaaaactggacatgaatatgaatttgaaacattggcgtcgggtcctgatcacactgtcggggcttatttcgcgataactaccggctgcctgtacattatccagtttattacacggctacttgccacataaggaaaaaaactggacatgaatatcagaataactttattgtcattgtgacaagtacaatgaaattaggtgcagtccccatgtcggacatagaaaattatataaataaggaaaaataaaataaggaacaaacatatgtacccaaatacaaaaacataaattatagtcagtgtagacaacattaactctacacgagacaatatatgaatatgaatttgaaacattttcttggcatatttgttttaaattaacatttttatctttccgcgaaacgatatagtacgacgtgactaacattttaaacatacaagtagtagcggctatgcattattactttggagcggttattatttgaaaagagcggttattatttgaaaagaacgaacctgcaaatgtctcaactgaccaatcagaatcaagcattccagagagtcgtgtaataagcgggataatgtacaggcagccggtagttatcgcgaaataagccccttcagtatGATACAAGACTCTCcgcttcttgtatcacactgtcggggcttatttcgcgataattaccggctgcctgtacattatccagtttattacacggctacttgccacataaggaaaaaaactggacatgaatatcagaataactttattgtcattgtaacaagtacaactaaattaggtgcagtccccatgtcggacatagagaattatataaataaggaaaaataaaataaggaacaaacatatgtacccaaatacaaaaacataaattatagtcagtgtagacaacattaactctacacgagacaatatatgaatatgaatttgaaacattttcttggcatatttgttttaaattaacatttttatctttcggcgaaacgatatagtacgatgtgactaacattttaaacatacaagtagtagcggctatgcgttattactttggagcggttattatttgaaaagagcggttattatttgaaaagaacaaacctgcaaatgtctcacctgaccaatcagaatcaagcattccagagagtcgtgtaataaggggaggttaatggcatgtcccagcagtatatatattggggtgttttgcatgtttttctaatTGCTTTTTCGACATGGAGACTCCAGCGAAGAAAATGAGGATGGACACAGACGTAGTCAGTGGCTATATCCACTCTATCTCAGCATTAAAATTCACCACTAAAAACAgaggtttttttaatgctgtactACAGACTGGACGTGAAGAATTTCACGATGTGACCATCTTCAGTCCGAGAAAGCGTGCGCTGTTCAGCCAAGCTTCAGATAATGGCACGGCAATACGCCTGACACATGTCAGAAAGGCTTTGAGTAAGTATTGCTTTACAGAGCACAGTTTTCCAGGACATGGTTGTTACTGAGTATGTATTAATgtctgttgggttttttttttttggtaggttTTAAAGGCACGTCTGACTTCGACGTGATGGGGAACCAGTTGACCGAGCTGTCTGTAACGAAGGTGACGTTTCCTTTTCGGAAACCTGCAGCACCCGTTAGGCAGACACTGGTTGATGTCACAGCTCTGCCGGCAGGCAAGAAGGTGCGTTTAAGAATAAGTTTGCAATGACAATGTACACCTTTTGTAAAATTTCGCTATTTCTGGATGAGAAGTTTAGAAAAGTAATGACTGGTGTTCATTCCTATAGGTGCCTTTGGTGAAAGCCAAGGTCGTGGCAGCGTCATTGCAGAAAACTGTAAGCATTAGAGGCAGCGACAAAGaggtgaagagattcacagTCTTTGATGGAACTGCCCAGATGAGTCTTTGCGTTTGGGAGAGACTGATCCATGACGTGGAGGTTGACTCATCTTACGTCTTTACGGAGCTTTCGACTAGAGTTTTTGAAGGGAAAGTGGAACTAACAACAACCGTAGAGAGCATGATTGAGAAGATCTGCGATTTGgatgtgggagacgcggacgctGTACAAGAAGAGGAATCGGTTGTGACGGTGAAGGCTTCCATATGTGGAGCTGAGATTAAGGCAAGCCTgaagtgtgccctgtgtggaAGCCGGCAGGATACTTGGGACAGCCAGAGCAGGTTTGCACGATGCCAGAGCTGCAGGATGCTGCAGAAATCGGGggcattttcaaaagtattacgcggaactttaaaagtgaaaaatgatgaCGGCGCAGATTATACATTGACTGTCGGACACTGTACTCTGGTGGACTATTTAAAACGACGGAATATAACATCATTAATGGACAAAGAGGAAGCTATTGAAGAGCATCTTCTTTTTGAGGAATGCCTTCAGTTCTCTTTTGACGACGAATGCAACGTTTCTTCTATTGTAGACATTGCAGATAGCGCAGTCCCTTCGTCTAGCTAGAGATGTG harbors:
- the LOC140587674 gene encoding uncharacterized protein, yielding METPAKKMRMDTDVVSGYIHSISALKFTTKNRGFFNAVLQTGREEFHDVTIFSPRKRALFSQASDNGTAIRLTHVRKALSFKGTSDFDVMGNQLTELSVTKVTFPFRKPAAPVRQTLVDVTALPAGKKVPLVKAKVVAASLQKTVSIRGSDKEVKRFTVFDGTAQMSLCVWERLIHDVEVDSSYVFTELSTRVFEGKVELTTTVESMIEKICDLDVGDADAVQEEESVVTVKASICGAEIKASLKCALCGSRQDTWDSQSRFARCQSCRMLQKSGAFSKVLRGTLKVKNDDGADYTLTVGHCTLVDYLKRRNITSLMDKEEAIEEHLLFEECLQFSFDDECNVSSIVDIADSAVPSSS